The following are from one region of the Stanieria sp. NIES-3757 genome:
- the kdpC gene encoding potassium-transporting ATPase C chain → MSILRETITGIRTTLVFWILTALIYPFFLILIGQFVFPYQANGSLITNDQGNIIGSALIGQNFTSNSYFWSRPSTTEYSTGEDAAPTGVSGASNLAPSNSELIKRVETTIAQLKQQEIEPTADLVYTSGSSLDPHITLEAAKAQIARVARARNLDSNQVEILISKAVDGRFLGIFGEPGVNVLKLNLALDALE, encoded by the coding sequence ATGTCTATTCTCAGAGAAACAATTACAGGAATTCGTACCACTTTGGTTTTTTGGATTTTAACGGCTTTAATTTATCCGTTTTTCTTAATCTTAATTGGTCAATTTGTTTTCCCTTATCAAGCAAATGGAAGTCTAATTACTAATGATCAAGGAAATATTATTGGTTCGGCTTTAATCGGACAGAATTTTACTAGTAACAGCTATTTTTGGAGTCGTCCCAGTACTACAGAATACAGTACTGGTGAAGATGCTGCGCCCACTGGTGTTTCTGGCGCGAGTAATTTAGCTCCAAGTAATTCAGAATTAATCAAGCGAGTCGAAACAACTATTGCGCAACTAAAACAGCAAGAGATTGAACCTACTGCTGACTTGGTTTATACTTCCGGTTCGAGTTTAGATCCTCATATTACTCTTGAAGCTGCTAAAGCGCAAATTGCCAGGGTTGCACGGGCACGCAATCTCGATTCCAATCAGGTTGAAATTTTAATTTCTAAAGCTGTTGATGGTCGTTTTCTCGGCATTTTTGGGGAACCAGGGGTGAATGTTTTAAAGCTCAATTTAGCCCTTGATGCCCTTGAATAA
- a CDS encoding K+-transporting ATPase, B subunit — protein sequence MNTQHNRENRPMAERGKRHRQNKQKKVSNKGLYGRAFKDAFVKLNPKVMLKNPVMFVVWVGTIITALLTINPDIFGSIPGDNQRFFNGLVTVILFLTILFANFAEAVAEGRGKAQADSLRSTKSDTTAKKVLPSGEIEEVSSTSLHKGDIIQVFAGEIIPVDGEVIEGIASVDESAITGESAPVLKEPGSDMASSVTGGTKIVSDELTIRVTSDPGKSFLDRMIALVEGAERTKTPNEIALTVLLAVLTEVFLIVVATIPPIANYVGSPVGVVTLISLLVALIPTTIGGLLSAIGIAGMDRVAQFNVVATSGRAVEACGDINTLVLDKTGTITLGNRLAEQFIPVNGHNERELAEIALAASLFDSTPEGKSIVKLAEKLGAKINFEPNSAEGIEFSAKTRMSGTDLPDGREVRKGAVNAIKGFVRSRGGEVSSDLDDAYEQVSRLGGTPLGVALDGKIYGVIYLKDIIKPGMRERFDQLRRMGVKSVMLTGDNRITASVISQEAGVDDFIAEATPEDKISVIQKEQQQGKLVAMTGDGTNDAPALAQANVGLAMNTGTQAAKEAANMVDLDSDPTKLIDLVTIGKQLLITRGALTTFSLANDIAKYFAIIPAMFAAAGIGSLNVMGLATSQSAVLSALIYNALIIPALIPLALKGVKFRPLSANQLLTRNILLYGLGGIIAPFVGIKVIDLIITGVGLS from the coding sequence ATGAATACTCAACATAATCGTGAAAATCGCCCGATGGCAGAAAGAGGAAAACGCCATCGGCAAAATAAACAAAAAAAAGTCAGCAACAAAGGACTTTACGGGCGTGCTTTTAAAGATGCCTTTGTCAAACTCAACCCTAAAGTGATGCTAAAAAACCCCGTCATGTTTGTGGTTTGGGTGGGTACGATTATTACTGCTTTACTAACCATTAATCCAGATATTTTTGGCAGTATCCCAGGAGATAACCAACGCTTTTTTAATGGTTTAGTTACCGTCATTCTTTTTCTTACTATTCTCTTTGCCAACTTTGCCGAAGCAGTCGCCGAAGGCAGGGGAAAAGCCCAAGCAGACTCATTACGTTCTACTAAATCCGATACTACTGCGAAAAAAGTTTTACCTAGTGGGGAGATTGAAGAAGTTAGTTCTACCAGTCTGCATAAAGGAGATATCATTCAAGTCTTTGCAGGAGAGATTATTCCAGTAGACGGAGAAGTAATTGAAGGAATTGCTTCCGTTGATGAATCAGCAATTACAGGGGAATCTGCCCCCGTTCTTAAAGAACCTGGTTCAGATATGGCAAGTTCGGTTACGGGAGGCACTAAAATCGTTTCCGACGAACTGACAATTAGAGTAACTTCCGATCCAGGCAAAAGCTTTTTAGATCGCATGATTGCCCTGGTAGAAGGTGCAGAAAGAACTAAAACCCCTAACGAAATTGCCCTCACTGTATTACTTGCAGTTTTAACCGAAGTATTTTTAATCGTCGTGGCAACTATTCCCCCCATTGCTAATTATGTGGGTTCTCCCGTAGGGGTAGTTACTCTAATTTCTCTCTTAGTTGCCCTAATTCCTACTACTATCGGCGGTTTACTTAGTGCGATCGGGATTGCAGGTATGGATCGAGTGGCGCAGTTTAACGTAGTAGCGACATCGGGAAGGGCAGTAGAAGCCTGTGGCGATATCAATACTTTAGTACTAGATAAAACGGGAACGATTACTTTAGGAAATCGTTTGGCGGAACAGTTTATTCCCGTCAACGGGCATAACGAAAGGGAATTAGCTGAAATAGCCTTGGCTGCTAGTCTATTTGATAGCACCCCCGAAGGCAAATCGATTGTCAAACTCGCCGAGAAACTAGGGGCAAAAATTAATTTTGAACCCAATTCGGCAGAAGGAATTGAATTTTCAGCTAAAACTCGCATGAGTGGTACCGATCTACCCGATGGCAGAGAAGTTAGGAAAGGGGCAGTTAATGCAATTAAAGGTTTCGTCCGTTCTCGCGGTGGTGAAGTTAGTTCCGATTTAGATGATGCTTACGAACAAGTTTCCCGCCTGGGTGGTACGCCTTTGGGTGTGGCATTGGATGGGAAGATTTATGGCGTGATTTATCTTAAAGATATTATCAAACCAGGGATGCGGGAACGTTTCGATCAACTGCGTCGCATGGGTGTTAAAAGTGTGATGCTGACTGGAGATAACCGCATTACCGCTTCAGTTATTTCCCAAGAAGCAGGTGTGGATGATTTTATTGCCGAAGCTACTCCCGAAGACAAGATTTCTGTAATTCAAAAGGAACAGCAACAAGGCAAGTTAGTGGCGATGACAGGAGACGGCACAAATGACGCGCCAGCTTTGGCACAAGCTAATGTGGGTTTGGCAATGAATACGGGTACGCAAGCAGCTAAAGAAGCAGCCAATATGGTAGATTTGGATTCCGATCCGACCAAGTTAATCGATTTAGTCACTATTGGCAAGCAGTTATTAATTACTCGCGGTGCGTTAACTACTTTTTCTCTGGCTAATGATATTGCTAAATACTTTGCCATCATTCCCGCCATGTTTGCAGCAGCAGGAATTGGTAGTTTGAATGTGATGGGTTTAGCAACTTCTCAATCGGCAGTTTTATCGGCATTAATTTACAACGCTTTAATTATTCCAGCTTTAATTCCTTTGGCTTTGAAAGGAGTGAAGTTTAGACCTTTAAGTGCCAATCAATTATTAACTAGAAATATCTTACTTTACGGTTTGGGTGGAATTATCGCGCCATTTGTAGGCATTAAAGTTATTGATTTGATTATTACTGGAGTTGGGTTGAGTTAA
- a CDS encoding two-component response regulator — MNKIRLLLVEDDELFRLGLVVRLQQEAGIEILAEASDGEMAVELTNQYLPDVVLLDVGLPGIGGVEACRQIKQLHPHIPVLVLTSHFKKQLIEQLIAVGASGYCLKGIEAESLILALRSVAAGASWWDAATTAEIRAAFQSYSVKDTNENNLLTNRETEILTLIAAGKSNNEIARQLNITIGTVRVHVHAILQKLEVKDRTSAAIMAIQKKMIGN; from the coding sequence ATGAATAAAATCCGCCTTTTGCTAGTAGAAGATGACGAACTATTTCGCCTTGGACTGGTAGTGAGATTACAGCAAGAAGCAGGGATCGAAATCTTAGCCGAAGCGAGCGATGGAGAAATGGCGGTAGAATTAACCAATCAATATCTACCTGATGTGGTTTTACTCGATGTCGGTTTGCCTGGAATAGGCGGAGTAGAAGCTTGTCGTCAAATCAAACAATTACATCCTCATATTCCAGTTTTAGTTTTAACTTCCCATTTTAAAAAACAACTAATCGAACAATTAATCGCTGTAGGTGCGTCGGGATATTGTCTCAAAGGAATTGAAGCCGAAAGCTTAATTTTGGCTTTACGTTCTGTTGCTGCGGGGGCTTCTTGGTGGGATGCAGCCACAACCGCAGAAATTCGCGCAGCATTTCAATCTTATTCTGTGAAAGATACTAATGAAAATAATCTTTTAACTAATAGAGAAACAGAAATTTTAACTTTAATTGCAGCAGGTAAGAGTAACAACGAAATCGCCCGACAACTTAATATTACAATCGGTACAGTTAGAGTCCACGTCCATGCTATCTTACAAAAATTAGAAGTGAAAGATCGCACTTCAGCAGCTATTATGGCGATTCAAAAGAAAATGATTGGTAATTGA
- the kdpA gene encoding potassium-transporting ATPase A chain yields the protein MIQGFIQIALTLLILVLIVPWFGNYMARVFLEENTILEPIARPLEKLIYTVGGINYQKNMTGWQYARSVLISNLVMFVFVFLILSFQGILPLNPTGLTAPSWDLALHTAISFVTNTNQQHYSGETTFSYASQMFALGFMMFTSAATGIAVAIAFIRGLTGKSLGNFYVDLTKSITRILLPISIVGGIALLILGVPETLDAPAVATTLEGTTQYIARGPVAHFEIIKELGENGGGFFGINSAHPFENPNGFSNLIETLAMVIIPASLIYTYGIMAGNKKQGWLIFGMVFIIYAVLIVISAIGEYNGNPIINNLLGTNTPNLEGKEVRFGWAQTALWAMTTTGTMCGAVNGMHDSLMPTGGFATLFNMFLQIVWGGQGTGTAYLFVFLILTVFLTGLMVGRTPEFLGRKIEKQEIVLASVILLVHPIAILIPSAITLAYPDVLAGISNPGFHGVSQVVYEYTSAAANNGSGFEGLGDATLWWNLTAAAAMAIGRYIPIIALLLLADNMSRKQPVPETPGTLRTDTTLFTGVTAGVILILGALTFFPVLALGAIAEAFSL from the coding sequence ATGATTCAAGGTTTTATTCAAATAGCTTTGACGCTATTAATTTTAGTTTTAATCGTGCCGTGGTTTGGTAATTACATGGCTCGTGTTTTTTTAGAAGAAAATACTATTTTAGAGCCGATCGCACGACCACTTGAGAAGTTAATTTATACAGTTGGTGGGATTAACTATCAAAAAAATATGACAGGTTGGCAGTATGCCAGAAGCGTACTGATTAGCAATCTGGTTATGTTCGTATTTGTGTTTTTAATTCTGAGCTTTCAAGGGATTTTACCTTTAAATCCGACGGGTTTAACTGCACCTAGTTGGGATTTAGCTTTGCATACGGCTATTTCTTTTGTTACCAATACCAATCAACAGCATTATTCGGGAGAAACTACTTTTTCTTATGCCTCCCAAATGTTCGCTTTGGGATTTATGATGTTTACCTCCGCAGCTACGGGAATTGCAGTTGCGATCGCTTTTATTCGGGGTTTGACTGGTAAGTCTTTGGGTAATTTTTATGTGGATTTAACTAAATCTATTACGCGCATTTTATTGCCGATTTCAATAGTAGGTGGAATTGCATTATTAATCTTAGGTGTACCAGAAACTTTAGATGCGCCAGCAGTTGCCACAACTTTAGAAGGTACGACTCAATATATTGCTAGAGGACCTGTCGCTCATTTTGAAATTATCAAAGAATTGGGTGAAAATGGCGGTGGTTTTTTTGGGATTAATTCAGCCCATCCTTTTGAAAATCCTAATGGTTTTTCTAACTTAATTGAAACCTTAGCAATGGTGATTATTCCTGCTTCTTTAATTTATACTTACGGCATTATGGCGGGAAATAAAAAGCAAGGCTGGCTGATCTTTGGCATGGTATTTATTATTTATGCTGTTTTAATTGTAATTTCAGCAATCGGAGAATATAACGGCAATCCAATTATTAACAATCTTCTCGGTACAAATACACCTAATTTAGAAGGTAAAGAAGTTCGTTTTGGTTGGGCGCAAACTGCCTTATGGGCGATGACTACCACAGGAACGATGTGTGGTGCAGTTAACGGAATGCACGATTCTTTAATGCCGACTGGTGGTTTTGCCACTCTATTTAATATGTTTTTACAGATAGTTTGGGGTGGGCAAGGTACGGGTACGGCATATTTATTTGTATTCCTGATTTTAACTGTCTTTTTAACAGGCTTAATGGTAGGAAGAACCCCCGAATTTTTAGGACGCAAAATTGAAAAACAAGAAATTGTTTTAGCAAGTGTAATTCTGTTAGTTCATCCCATTGCAATCTTGATTCCCAGTGCGATTACTCTAGCTTATCCGGATGTTTTAGCAGGTATTAGTAACCCTGGTTTTCATGGCGTTTCTCAAGTTGTTTATGAATATACTTCCGCAGCAGCTAATAACGGTTCGGGTTTTGAAGGTTTGGGAGATGCAACCTTATGGTGGAATCTTACCGCAGCAGCAGCAATGGCGATCGGAAGATATATTCCTATCATTGCCTTACTGCTACTGGCTGATAACATGAGTCGCAAACAACCAGTTCCCGAAACCCCTGGAACATTGCGTACCGATACGACTTTATTTACTGGAGTTACAGCAGGAGTAATTTTAATTCTCGGCGCACTTACTTTTTTCCCTGTCTTGGCATTAGGCGCGATCGCAGAAGCTTTTAGTCTTTAG
- a CDS encoding transcriptional modulator of MazE/toxin, MazF, whose amino-acid sequence MDGRILRREIYWADLNPIRGREQGGNRPVLVISNNIFNQRSGTTVILAITSVKPRVKYPLVLELDCSSLPKQSWVKITQIRTISNERIGDYIGQIDIAQMKEIILAIDDLIGKD is encoded by the coding sequence TTGGATGGAAGAATATTGAGAAGAGAAATTTATTGGGCAGATTTAAATCCTATACGTGGTAGAGAACAAGGTGGAAATCGACCAGTATTAGTCATTAGTAATAATATTTTTAATCAACGTTCTGGAACGACGGTAATTTTAGCAATTACGAGCGTTAAACCTAGAGTAAAATACCCTTTGGTTTTAGAATTAGATTGCTCATCTTTACCTAAACAATCCTGGGTTAAAATTACTCAGATTCGTACTATCTCAAATGAAAGAATTGGAGATTACATCGGTCAAATAGATATTGCACAGATGAAAGAAATTATTTTAGCAATTGACGATCTAATTGGGAAAGATTAA
- a CDS encoding integral membrane sensor signal transduction histidine kinase encodes MWLIILTFAIVIVLEYSTPSEYVFGYLYTGTILLANHNLSTKSIWRVTLSAIALTIFNLFIPHFEPNNLAAIANRLIAVMALAVTGWLSMRNRYSQEAVARSQAQLRTQEQLAILREDFVSTLTHDLKTPLLGAIETIKAFQNGQFGAITPTQAKVLTMMSNSHRSSLELVQTLLDVYRNDIEGIQLKRESVDLGAIASEVIANLTNLATIRQVYLILTHNESNFRSRFIVNGDALQLQRVLNNLIVNGINHSPRNGKVEVQLASDGQFQIVKVLDSGRGISTKELPHLFERFYQGGNEKDNFSSRASTGSGLGLYLARQIINAHGGTIWAENRLPQGAVFCFRLPAIAE; translated from the coding sequence GTGTGGCTGATTATTCTTACCTTTGCGATCGTGATTGTATTGGAATATAGCACGCCATCAGAATATGTCTTTGGTTATCTGTATACGGGTACTATTTTGCTAGCAAATCACAATTTAAGTACTAAAAGTATCTGGCGAGTTACCTTAAGTGCGATCGCATTAACTATATTTAATTTATTCATTCCCCATTTTGAACCCAATAATCTAGCAGCAATTGCTAATAGATTAATTGCTGTCATGGCACTAGCAGTCACGGGTTGGTTGAGTATGCGCAATCGCTATTCTCAAGAAGCAGTAGCCCGTTCCCAAGCCCAACTACGCACTCAAGAACAATTAGCTATTTTACGAGAAGATTTCGTGTCTACCCTAACTCACGATCTCAAAACTCCTCTATTAGGAGCGATTGAAACAATTAAAGCCTTTCAAAACGGTCAATTTGGTGCAATTACTCCCACCCAAGCTAAAGTTTTAACTATGATGAGTAATTCCCATCGCTCTAGTTTGGAATTAGTGCAGACTTTGCTCGATGTCTATCGCAACGATATTGAAGGAATTCAACTCAAACGCGAATCTGTAGATTTAGGAGCGATCGCATCTGAAGTAATTGCTAACCTAACTAATCTAGCTACAATCCGTCAAGTTTATCTCATCTTGACTCATAATGAATCTAATTTTCGTTCTCGTTTTATTGTCAATGGAGATGCCTTACAATTACAACGAGTTTTGAATAATTTAATTGTTAATGGCATCAATCACTCACCCCGTAATGGCAAAGTTGAAGTACAGTTAGCTAGTGATGGTCAATTTCAGATTGTTAAAGTTCTCGACAGTGGCAGGGGAATTAGTACAAAAGAATTACCTCATCTATTTGAACGTTTTTATCAAGGAGGAAATGAAAAAGATAATTTTTCTTCTCGTGCTTCTACTGGTTCAGGTTTAGGATTATATTTAGCCAGACAGATTATTAATGCTCATGGCGGTACAATTTGGGCAGAGAATCGTTTACCTCAAGGTGCAGTATTTTGTTTTCGTTTACCAGCTATTGCTGAGTAA
- a CDS encoding two-component sensor histidine kinase, which produces MKLKTKILAGYGLALTLVVLVCIWGALNLRRLGKASDAILQENYRSILAADNMIDALERQDSATLLLLLGERSRGIEQFHSNEVAFLQWLGRAKDNITIPGEKEILLELEGSYKNYLITFDQLQQQELTDDSVINYYDKTVFPIFERVRETSTQLRELNQETMVAASEAAQTFSHQAMWSMAITGGTAAGLGLGFSLLLSHRIIRPLKEMTDATEQIAEGDYNIAIAVKSEDEMGHLGTAINIMSQKLKGFHELNVGRVIVEKQRSDAIIRSISDGLVVVDAEFKIIAINPIAASILNTSLQRAIGNHFLEVFNNPQLYEQIKQTAATPTSSPLTEDESILTIERPNKTEYYKFAITPVTTEEGNMLGVVLLLQNVTKLQELNQLKSDFVATASHELRTPLTGMAMSINLLLETAPEKLSEQEQKLLEAASEDVERLRALVNDLLDLSKIESGRIEMELTAFKVNFLLEKAVTLLKVQAQEKEIEITQHSSENLPLVKVDPNKIIWVLTNLIANAIRYTDPGGKIEVFAE; this is translated from the coding sequence GTGAAACTTAAAACAAAAATTCTCGCTGGTTATGGACTTGCTCTGACCCTGGTTGTCTTGGTTTGTATTTGGGGTGCGCTCAATCTGCGCCGACTGGGAAAAGCTAGTGACGCTATTTTGCAGGAAAACTATCGCAGTATTTTGGCAGCAGACAATATGATCGATGCGCTCGAACGTCAAGATAGTGCTACTCTATTGCTTTTGTTAGGAGAGCGATCGCGAGGAATCGAACAATTTCATAGCAATGAAGTGGCTTTTTTGCAATGGTTAGGTCGTGCCAAAGATAATATTACTATCCCAGGAGAAAAAGAAATCCTGCTCGAACTTGAGGGGAGTTATAAAAATTACCTCATCACATTTGACCAATTACAACAACAAGAACTTACAGATGATTCAGTTATAAATTACTATGACAAAACAGTATTTCCTATTTTTGAACGAGTGCGGGAAACTAGCACTCAATTACGGGAACTGAACCAGGAAACCATGGTGGCTGCTTCAGAAGCAGCACAAACTTTTTCCCATCAGGCAATGTGGTCAATGGCGATCACAGGAGGTACTGCGGCTGGATTGGGGTTAGGCTTTAGTTTACTACTATCCCATCGTATTATTCGACCGCTCAAAGAAATGACTGATGCAACCGAACAAATTGCAGAAGGGGATTATAATATTGCGATCGCTGTTAAGTCAGAAGATGAAATGGGGCATCTGGGAACGGCGATTAATATCATGAGTCAAAAACTCAAAGGATTTCATGAACTGAATGTAGGACGAGTCATTGTAGAAAAACAACGCAGTGATGCTATTATTCGCAGCATTAGTGATGGCTTAGTTGTGGTCGATGCCGAATTTAAAATTATTGCCATCAATCCTATCGCCGCTTCCATTTTAAATACCAGTCTTCAACGCGCTATTGGCAACCATTTTCTAGAAGTTTTTAATAATCCACAACTTTACGAACAAATTAAGCAAACAGCCGCAACACCTACGTCATCTCCTTTGACAGAAGACGAATCTATTCTTACCATAGAACGACCTAATAAAACCGAGTATTACAAATTTGCCATTACCCCTGTAACTACAGAAGAAGGGAATATGTTGGGCGTAGTTCTTTTACTCCAAAATGTTACCAAACTCCAGGAATTAAACCAACTAAAAAGTGATTTTGTCGCTACAGCTTCCCATGAATTGCGAACGCCTTTAACTGGAATGGCAATGAGTATTAATCTTTTATTAGAAACCGCACCAGAAAAACTGTCAGAACAAGAACAAAAATTGTTAGAAGCAGCTAGTGAAGATGTAGAAAGATTGCGAGCTTTAGTCAACGATCTCCTCGATCTTTCTAAAATAGAATCGGGTCGAATTGAAATGGAGTTGACCGCATTTAAAGTTAATTTTTTACTGGAAAAAGCAGTCACTTTATTAAAGGTGCAAGCCCAAGAAAAAGAGATTGAAATAACTCAGCATTCTTCAGAAAATTTGCCTTTAGTGAAGGTAGATCCAAACAAAATTATTTGGGTTTTGACAAATTTAATTGCTAATGCAATACGATATACTGATCCAGGGGGTAAAATTGAAGTTTTTGCCGAATGA
- a CDS encoding hypothetical protein (conserved hypothetical protein), whose product MDILSASEARANLFSLLEQVNKDHLPKVITSRKGDAVLVSKEDWETLQETLYLQSLPGLVRSIKEAEEADDWVSEEEFMRKLDGMED is encoded by the coding sequence ATGGATATTCTTAGCGCAAGTGAAGCTAGAGCTAATTTATTTAGTTTATTAGAACAAGTTAATAAAGACCATTTACCAAAAGTCATTACCAGTAGAAAAGGCGATGCTGTTTTAGTCTCTAAAGAAGATTGGGAAACTTTACAAGAAACACTTTATTTACAATCTTTACCTGGTTTAGTGCGATCTATTAAAGAAGCCGAAGAAGCGGATGATTGGGTATCTGAGGAAGAATTTATGAGGAAATTAGATGGGATGGAAGATTGA
- a CDS encoding sigma-54 dependent transcriptional regulator, TPR domain, with the protein MSNPKILVVDDDKIIRLTVAQCLEPQGYEVATASNGKEALQQIQEQPFDLILLDLKMAGMKGLEVLKQAHEIAPATKIVVFSGHSSIEEAVKAMKLGAVDFIQKPMGYIQKPFNPTQLRELVTNVLNDRSLKK; encoded by the coding sequence ATGTCTAATCCGAAAATTTTAGTTGTTGATGATGATAAAATTATTCGCTTGACAGTTGCTCAATGTTTAGAACCCCAAGGATATGAAGTGGCGACAGCTTCTAATGGAAAAGAAGCACTCCAGCAAATTCAAGAGCAACCCTTCGATTTAATTTTATTGGATCTGAAAATGGCAGGAATGAAAGGTTTAGAAGTTTTAAAACAAGCTCATGAAATTGCTCCTGCAACCAAGATTGTCGTCTTTTCAGGACACAGCAGTATTGAGGAAGCTGTCAAAGCAATGAAACTAGGAGCTGTGGATTTCATTCAAAAGCCAATGGGGTATATCCAGAAACCTTTTAATCCAACCCAATTGCGCGAACTTGTCACAAATGTGCTAAACGATCGCTCCCTCAAAAAATAA
- a CDS encoding addiction module toxin, Txe/YoeB family has translation MGWKIEFSRQALKDAKKLKAANLQENVLQLIAIIKQNPYQPSYEKLLGNLKGYYSRRINIKHRLIYSLNDVTKTIRIISVWSHYE, from the coding sequence ATGGGATGGAAGATTGAATTTAGCCGTCAAGCGTTGAAAGATGCTAAAAAATTGAAAGCTGCTAATTTACAAGAGAATGTTCTACAACTGATTGCAATTATAAAACAAAACCCCTATCAACCTTCCTATGAAAAATTATTGGGTAACTTAAAAGGTTACTATTCAAGGAGAATTAATATTAAGCATCGTCTGATTTATTCTTTGAATGATGTTACTAAAACGATTAGAATTATTTCTGTTTGGTCGCACTATGAATAA
- a CDS encoding K+-transporting ATPase, F subunit yields MKLNKANEFCLTNNTIETIQNISDRFTKNPVAKVLFLTMSLNLVIAPAVMAASSNEITRNTAYAIALLYCVTIALSIYLFTVIFQPERF; encoded by the coding sequence ATGAAATTAAATAAAGCGAATGAGTTTTGTTTAACCAATAATACTATCGAAACAATCCAAAATATAAGCGATCGCTTTACAAAAAATCCTGTGGCGAAAGTCTTATTCCTAACCATGAGTTTGAATTTGGTTATTGCCCCTGCGGTGATGGCTGCTTCTAGTAATGAAATTACTCGCAATACTGCTTACGCGATCGCACTTTTATATTGCGTGACTATAGCTTTATCTATTTATCTATTTACCGTAATCTTTCAACCCGAAAGATTCTAA
- the nikR gene encoding Putative nickel-responsive regulator, with amino-acid sequence MQKKIAITIDENLLAEIDYLVEQKIYPNRSQAITANLEANRNSLRRQRFEIECAKLEPKEEQEFAEWGGFDNWMEEY; translated from the coding sequence ATGCAAAAGAAAATTGCTATTACTATAGACGAAAATTTATTAGCAGAAATTGATTATTTAGTAGAACAAAAAATATATCCTAATCGTTCTCAAGCAATAACAGCTAATCTTGAAGCTAATCGAAACTCTCTACGTCGTCAAAGATTTGAAATTGAGTGTGCCAAACTCGAACCAAAAGAAGAACAAGAATTTGCTGAATGGGGAGGATTTGACAATTGGATGGAAGAATATTGA
- a CDS encoding sigma-54 dependent transcriptional regulator, TPR domain yields the protein MISQKILVVDDHKTIRHTVVQALEALGHQVIGATDGRDALRQLEKSEYDLMLLDLKMPGMDGLEVLKKAVEIQPDLPVIIISAHGTVNSAIEAMKLGAVDFLEKPFTPQQLREVIYLILEHEIQEKQETTIYTKAINTAKFCASKRKFDSAIAHVKQAIGSDPSNPEAFNLLGEIYELAGERLHALKQYRVAIDLDPTYKPAQDNLTRATRSPKTRPMKL from the coding sequence ATGATTAGTCAAAAAATTTTAGTAGTGGACGACCATAAAACAATTCGTCATACTGTGGTGCAAGCATTGGAAGCTTTAGGACATCAAGTAATTGGTGCAACCGATGGTAGAGATGCTCTCAGACAGTTGGAAAAGTCAGAATATGACCTGATGTTGTTAGACCTGAAAATGCCAGGAATGGATGGTTTGGAGGTTTTAAAAAAAGCTGTTGAAATACAGCCAGATTTGCCAGTAATTATTATTTCAGCCCACGGAACGGTTAATAGTGCCATAGAAGCGATGAAATTAGGGGCAGTAGATTTTTTAGAAAAGCCTTTTACACCCCAGCAATTACGAGAGGTAATTTACCTCATTCTAGAGCATGAAATTCAGGAAAAACAAGAAACTACAATTTACACCAAAGCGATTAATACTGCCAAATTTTGTGCCAGTAAACGAAAATTTGATAGCGCGATCGCCCATGTCAAACAAGCGATTGGGTCAGACCCTTCTAATCCAGAAGCTTTTAATCTTTTAGGCGAAATCTATGAATTAGCAGGAGAACGTTTACACGCATTAAAACAGTATCGGGTAGCTATCGACCTCGATCCAACTTATAAACCAGCCCAAGATAACCTCACCCGCGCTACGAGATCGCCAAAAACTCGCCCCATGAAACTATAA